One window from the genome of Acidobacteriota bacterium encodes:
- the lexA gene encoding transcriptional repressor LexA: protein MVLTRRQRQVVDLVVAFTRDNGYCPSFVEIAEGLGLSSIATVHKHVESLEKKGWLRRGPNQSRSLEPGPRYIQEQRQLKAQVGNPVPSDRLDMSRATSSGAEFTLPMAGRIAAGQPIEAPEQPETISLSDIAGSKDVYVLQVKGESMIEDHIMDGDYVMVEKTREVRDGEIAVALVGGTENTLKRLYHERDGRIRLQPANSAMQPIMVAAADVVVQGRVVGVLRRY from the coding sequence ATGGTGTTGACCAGGCGGCAGAGGCAGGTGGTGGATTTGGTGGTGGCGTTTACGCGAGACAATGGGTATTGTCCCAGCTTTGTCGAGATTGCCGAGGGGCTGGGGCTTAGCTCGATTGCCACCGTGCATAAGCATGTCGAGTCGCTCGAGAAGAAGGGCTGGCTGCGCCGCGGGCCCAATCAGAGCCGCTCGCTTGAGCCGGGGCCGCGCTACATTCAGGAGCAGCGCCAGTTGAAAGCACAGGTGGGCAACCCGGTTCCATCGGACCGTTTAGACATGTCGCGCGCCACGTCATCCGGCGCGGAGTTCACGCTACCGATGGCGGGGCGCATCGCCGCTGGTCAGCCGATTGAAGCGCCTGAGCAGCCCGAGACCATTTCGCTCTCCGACATCGCCGGCAGCAAGGATGTGTATGTGTTGCAGGTGAAGGGCGAGTCGATGATCGAGGACCACATCATGGATGGCGACTACGTGATGGTCGAGAAGACCCGCGAGGTGCGCGACGGCGAGATTGCAGTGGCTTTGGTGGGCGGCACGGAGAACACGCTGAAGCGGCTGTATCACGAGCGCGACGGGCGCATCCGCCTGCAGCCGGCCAACTCCGCGATGCAGCCTATTATGGTCGCCGCCGCCGATGTGGTTGTACAGGGTCGCGTGGTCGGCGTGCTGCGACGATATTGA
- a CDS encoding Fis family transcriptional regulator yields MSKKNMGSSIDDFLRKEGIFEEAQAQAIKEVVAWQLAAAMKKKKMSKARRAMLLKTSRTQVDRLLDPENDITLSSLQRAAAMVGRRVLIELVG; encoded by the coding sequence ATGAGCAAAAAGAATATGGGTTCCAGCATCGATGACTTTCTTCGCAAGGAAGGAATTTTTGAAGAAGCTCAGGCGCAGGCCATCAAAGAGGTTGTCGCGTGGCAACTCGCCGCAGCCATGAAGAAAAAGAAAATGTCCAAGGCGCGTCGGGCGATGCTGCTCAAAACGAGCCGCACGCAGGTGGACCGGTTGCTCGATCCGGAAAACGACATCACGCTCTCCAGCCTCCAGCGGGCCGCCGCTATGGTGGGCCGCCGCGTCCTGATCGAGTTGGTAGGATGA
- a CDS encoding MBL fold metallo-hydrolase, giving the protein MGEIQFYKKFEFEYAVMETVSPMIRRIVARNPGPFTGPGTGTYVIGRGNVAIIDPGPSMTSHVEAILHALRGETIDKILITHSHPDHYPAADPVQRASGAKIYGAWGDVSLKDGDTIEGPGWHFTAIATPGHTSDHLSFAYEEENVLFSGDHVMGWSTSVILGGEGSLGEYMQSLDKVLARVEAKKDHLYLPTHGAPVTDPQTHVRAFIDHRNARSAAIVERLRQSDANVSEIVRAVYPGLSPSLQWGAGATMEAHLQHLMEEGVVERVGSKYHLRRR; this is encoded by the coding sequence ATGGGCGAGATTCAGTTTTACAAGAAATTTGAGTTTGAGTATGCGGTGATGGAAACCGTGTCGCCGATGATCCGCCGGATCGTCGCGCGCAACCCTGGACCATTCACCGGCCCCGGCACGGGCACCTATGTGATCGGACGCGGCAACGTGGCCATCATCGATCCCGGCCCGTCGATGACCAGTCACGTCGAGGCGATACTACACGCGCTGCGCGGCGAGACCATCGACAAAATTCTCATCACCCATTCGCATCCCGACCATTACCCCGCGGCGGACCCCGTGCAACGCGCGAGTGGCGCGAAGATATATGGCGCCTGGGGCGACGTGTCACTCAAGGACGGCGACACCATCGAAGGCCCCGGCTGGCACTTCACCGCCATCGCCACGCCCGGCCACACCTCCGACCATCTCTCGTTCGCTTATGAGGAGGAGAACGTTCTCTTCTCTGGGGATCATGTGATGGGCTGGTCGACCAGCGTGATTCTCGGAGGAGAAGGGAGCCTCGGCGAATACATGCAGTCGCTCGACAAGGTGCTGGCGCGTGTGGAGGCGAAAAAAGACCACCTCTATCTTCCCACGCACGGCGCACCGGTAACCGATCCACAAACGCATGTGCGCGCATTCATTGATCACCGTAATGCGCGCAGTGCCGCCATCGTCGAGCGTCTACGCCAAAGCGACGCCAACGTCTCGGAGATTGTGCGCGCCGTGTATCCGGGATTGTCGCCGTCTTTGCAGTGGGGCGCCGGAGCGACCATGGAGGCGCATTTACAGCATCTGATGGAAGAGGGCGTGGTGGAACGCGTCGGCAGCAAATATCACCTGCGCCGCCGGTGA
- a CDS encoding cytochrome c biogenesis protein CcdA, giving the protein MEGVSILAAFTAGVISFLSPCVLPLVPGYISLLSGVSRDELIAGDNSAVLRKVLLHSVFFILGFSIVFVALGASASWVGQMLTAYKVILYRIGGLVIIVFGLHMTGLLKIAALYQDKRFHNAGKGATPLGALVIGMAFAFGWTPCLGPILGAILTVAASQETVTAGIILLAVYSLGLGVPFLMTSLGVNRFLKFYQRFRVHMHRMEVAAGIIMIILGFMIMTNQFTRLAGYLSFLNLFVL; this is encoded by the coding sequence ATGGAAGGTGTTTCTATACTGGCGGCGTTCACGGCGGGAGTGATCTCCTTCCTGTCGCCGTGCGTGTTGCCGCTGGTGCCGGGATATATCTCGCTGCTGTCGGGCGTGTCGCGCGATGAGCTGATCGCAGGCGACAACTCGGCGGTGCTGCGCAAGGTGCTGCTGCACTCCGTTTTTTTCATATTAGGATTTTCGATTGTTTTCGTCGCGCTGGGGGCGTCGGCGAGCTGGGTGGGCCAGATGCTGACGGCCTACAAGGTGATCCTCTACCGCATTGGCGGGTTGGTCATCATCGTCTTTGGTCTGCATATGACTGGGCTGCTGAAGATCGCGGCGCTCTATCAAGACAAGCGTTTTCACAACGCCGGCAAAGGAGCCACGCCGCTCGGCGCGCTGGTGATCGGGATGGCCTTCGCCTTCGGCTGGACGCCGTGCCTCGGTCCGATTCTCGGCGCGATCCTCACCGTTGCCGCCAGTCAGGAGACGGTAACCGCGGGAATTATTCTGCTGGCCGTCTATTCGCTCGGCCTGGGTGTGCCGTTTCTGATGACCAGCCTCGGCGTCAACCGCTTTCTAAAGTTCTATCAGAGATTCCGCGTTCATATGCACCGCATGGAAGTCGCCGCGGGCATCATCATGATCATCCTCGGCTTCATGATTATGACCAATCAATTCACGCGGCTCGCGGGATACCTCTCGTTTTTGAACCTCTTCGTGTTGTAA
- a CDS encoding TlpA family protein disulfide reductase, whose protein sequence is MDEMQAEQQQPTESPTQAPAAAPSADVAQQSKDDKLSRNLLVAGLAIVAIALAFHLLSPQPTAGGKTSSTASGTNAAGDARPLTPMAVPSIRGKVAPAITLKDLVGKPVSLADFNGKVVLVNFWATWCQPCLLEIPWFIDFQKKYGKDGFQVLAISLDEEGPKIVKPYVDKHDMDVLSVVMGEEKTPNEFGGLLGLPTTFMVDRDGKYYSKHQGLVGKDEIEEEILILLGQPAQQASAVAAASSGTRP, encoded by the coding sequence ATGGATGAGATGCAAGCCGAGCAGCAACAGCCTACTGAATCGCCCACACAGGCGCCCGCCGCCGCGCCATCGGCGGACGTCGCGCAGCAATCCAAGGACGACAAACTCAGCCGTAATCTGCTGGTCGCCGGACTGGCCATCGTGGCCATCGCTCTCGCCTTCCATCTGCTGTCGCCGCAACCCACCGCCGGCGGCAAAACCTCCAGCACGGCCAGCGGGACAAATGCGGCAGGCGATGCCCGGCCGCTCACACCGATGGCCGTGCCCTCCATCCGCGGCAAGGTCGCCCCGGCGATCACGCTGAAAGACCTCGTCGGCAAACCCGTTTCGCTCGCTGATTTCAATGGCAAGGTGGTGCTGGTCAACTTCTGGGCCACGTGGTGTCAGCCCTGTCTGCTGGAGATTCCCTGGTTCATCGACTTCCAGAAAAAGTACGGAAAAGATGGCTTCCAGGTTCTGGCCATTTCGCTCGACGAGGAGGGTCCCAAGATCGTGAAGCCCTACGTCGATAAGCACGACATGGATGTTCTGTCGGTGGTGATGGGCGAGGAAAAAACGCCCAACGAATTTGGCGGATTGCTGGGCCTGCCCACCACTTTCATGGTGGATCGCGACGGTAAATACTACTCGAAACATCAGGGACTGGTGGGCAAAGACGAAATCGAGGAGGAGATTCTGATACTGCTCGGCCAGCCCGCGCAGCAAGCCAGCGCGGTCGCGGCAGCCTCCTCCGGCACGCGCCCGTAA
- a CDS encoding alpha/beta fold hydrolase: MNHTRGKALMANKISGCANARDGAAIQYTVHGDPGSGLPRLALVHTLGLGEFVWDGVVERLTDRAVVLTYDCRGHGASSKLGKLPAKMPAPYSVEQFGHDLEDLLSHVGWTKAHVAGASMGGCVALQIAISRPDLVQSLGLVDTTAWFGANAPEAWESRAKQAEEKGMASLVEFQRARWFTETFQAERADTVARSLAAFVANDVQSFAASCRMLGAVDLRSQLPALRLPAGVIVGENDGATPPDMSREMARLIPGATLEIIPQARHLSFIECPEITADLLARLIARW; this comes from the coding sequence ATGAATCACACACGAGGCAAGGCGTTAATGGCTAACAAAATTTCCGGATGCGCCAACGCGCGCGACGGCGCGGCGATTCAATACACGGTGCATGGCGATCCCGGATCGGGGCTGCCGCGACTGGCGCTAGTGCATACGCTGGGACTCGGCGAGTTCGTTTGGGACGGCGTCGTCGAGCGGCTGACCGACCGTGCGGTGGTGCTCACTTACGATTGCCGCGGCCACGGAGCATCATCAAAACTCGGCAAACTGCCGGCGAAAATGCCGGCCCCTTATAGCGTCGAACAGTTTGGGCATGATCTGGAAGATTTACTGAGCCACGTGGGCTGGACCAAGGCGCACGTAGCGGGAGCCTCGATGGGCGGATGCGTCGCCTTGCAGATCGCTATCTCCCGCCCGGATTTGGTGCAGAGCCTCGGACTGGTTGACACCACCGCGTGGTTCGGCGCAAACGCGCCGGAAGCGTGGGAGAGCCGCGCCAAGCAGGCTGAGGAAAAAGGCATGGCCTCGCTGGTCGAGTTTCAGCGCGCGCGCTGGTTCACGGAAACTTTCCAGGCCGAGCGCGCGGACACCGTGGCGCGCTCGCTCGCCGCGTTTGTGGCCAATGACGTTCAGTCGTTCGCCGCGTCATGCCGCATGTTGGGTGCGGTCGATCTGCGCTCCCAGCTCCCGGCTCTGCGCCTGCCAGCCGGCGTGATTGTCGGCGAGAACGACGGCGCCACTCCTCCCGATATGTCGCGCGAGATGGCGCGGCTGATTCCCGGCGCGACGCTGGAAATCATCCCGCAGGCGCGGCATCTATCGTTCATTGAATGCCCCGAAATCACCGCCGACCTTCTCGCGCGCCTTATCGCGCGGTGGTAG